TCCGTCTCGAGGCTCGTTGGAGCCCCTCCGGGATACGTCGGCTACGAGGAAGGGGGGCAGCTGACGGAGAAAGTCAGGCGCAAGCCCTACTCGGTCGTCCTGCTGGACGAAATCGAGAAGGCGCATCCGGACGTCTTCAACATCCTGCTGCAGGTCCTCGAGGACGGCCAGCTGACCGACAGCCTGAAGCGGAAGGTCAACTTCAAGAACACGGTTCTCATCATGACCTCCAATATCGGGGCGAGGCTCATTCGCGGCCAGGGCCGGATGGGCTTCCAGCGGCAGGATGCCGACGTGACGTACAACCAGATGAAGGCCACCGTGATGGATGAGGTCAGGAAGGTCTTCAATCCCGAGTTTCTGAACCGCATTGACGAGATCATCGTCTTCCGCGGCCTCGAGAGGCCCGACCTGGAGAAGATCATCGAGATCCTCCTGAACCAGGTCCGCGACCGTCTGAGGGAGAACGACATTGCCTTGACGATGACGCCGGGGGCCGTGAACCTTCTGCTCGACAAGGGGTATGAACCAGCGCTCGGGGCGCGTCCCCTCCGGCGGGCGATCCAGAAGCTGATCGAGGATCCTCTCGCCGAGCTGGTCATGAAGGGGAAGATCCGAGCGGGGACCGAGGTCAAGATCTCCAAGAGGGGGGAGGAGCTCTTCTTCGAGGAGAAGGTTCCCGAGGTCTCGCGCTGAGACGGAAGGCGGCCGGACCGCCAGGATGGGCAGGTCGGATCGGATGATCGAGTCTCCGCGTCGCAGGGGATCCGGGGGAGCCAGGATGCTGGCTGGCCTCTTCATGGCCGGGGGGCTGCTGGCGATGGCGGTCGATGCGGCCGCCCTGGGTCCGTTCCAGCAGATCGTCGTCGAGGGGAACCGGACCGCCGACACCAAGCTGGTCCTCAGAACGCTCAATGTCCCTCTCGGCGAGCCGGTCTCGCGCCGCCGCCTTCAGGCGGGGGCTCGGGCTCTCCACAATCTCGGGGTCTTCTCGGACATCTCCTTCGTCAGCTCCGCGCAACCGGACTCCGCCGCCTGTCTCATCGTGCGGCTGGCCGAGAATCCGAGACTCACGGCGGTCGACTTCCTGGGCAATGAGAAGATCGGCACCGAGGATCTCAAGGGGAAGATCCTGATCCGCAGCGGACAGATCTTGAGCCGGCCGAGGCTCTGGGAGAGCTGCCGCGCGGTGGAGCGCGCCTATGTCGATGAGGGATACGCCAAGGCGCTCTGCCTGCCGGCTGTCGACGCCTCGGTTCCGGGAGAGGCCGCCGTCACGCTGCAACTGGAGGAGGGGCCCAGGGTCAAGATCTCGCGCGTCGAGGTCGCCGGAAACGCGGCCTTCAGCGACAAGACGCTCCGCGGAAAACTGAGCCTCAAGAAGAACAGCCTGTTTCGGCGCAAGCGATACACGGCGGATCGGGTGCAGGAGGACCGCCAGAAGCTCGAGGACTTCTATCGGAATCACGGCTACAGGGACGCGGTGGTGACGCTGGAGGAAACGGAGTTCCTCGAGGAAGGGCGCGCCGCCGTTCTGAGCTATGTCGTCGCGGAAGGCCGCCCCTATGTGTTCGGTCCGCGGACGTGGCGCGGCAACGAATCCGTCGCGACCACGGCCCTCGAACAGGCGGCGAAGTTCGTGCCCGGAGATCCCTTCAGCCAGGAGAAGCTCGAGCAGACCACGGGCGAGGCGTATGCCCTCTACACCGACCGGGGCTACCTCTTGGAAATCTCGATCATCCCCGAGACGAGCCTGTCCGGGGACACCGTCAGGGTGGAGTACGAGGTCACGGAGGGGCGGCAGTCGCACGTGCGCGAGATCGCCATCCGCGGCAACCGCAGCACCAAGGAAAGGGTGATCCGGCGGGAAGTGCTTCTCTACCCCGGAGACCTGCTGCGCCGCTCCGCCCTCTTGAGGGCCCAGCGTGACATCTTCGCCCTCGGTTTCTTCGAGGATGTCCAGATGGACTACGAGCCGACGGGCGAGGGGACCGACGTCGATCTCACCTTCCGCGTGAAGGAGAGGAGTTCCGGTCAGGCCGGCGGGGGCATCGGCTACTCGGGAGAGACCGGGCTGACGGGAACCCTCGAGCTGCGGCATCCGAACATCTTCGGCACCGGGCAGAGCGTTTCCCTCTTCCTCGAGCGAGGCGGCAAGAGGGAGAACTACGAGATCTCGTACCAGAACCCGTGGATGCTCGGGACGCCGATCTCATTCGGGTTCGATGTATTCAACACGCGCCGTGAGCGGGACCTTTACACGGAGACGCGACGCGGCGGAGGAGTCAGCCTGGGGCGCGTCTGGCCGTATCGCTTCCCCGACTACACTCGTGTCTATGTGGGCTACAACCTGGAAGACTTCGAGTTCAGCAACTTCGACAGGAGCCTCGAGGAGACGGAGTCCAGCACCGACGGCGTGCCGATCGCAGAGAGGCTGCGCGAGAGCGCGGGCGTGATCAGCAGCACC
The Candidatus Eisenbacteria bacterium genome window above contains:
- the bamA gene encoding outer membrane protein assembly factor BamA, which codes for MGRSDRMIESPRRRGSGGARMLAGLFMAGGLLAMAVDAAALGPFQQIVVEGNRTADTKLVLRTLNVPLGEPVSRRRLQAGARALHNLGVFSDISFVSSAQPDSAACLIVRLAENPRLTAVDFLGNEKIGTEDLKGKILIRSGQILSRPRLWESCRAVERAYVDEGYAKALCLPAVDASVPGEAAVTLQLEEGPRVKISRVEVAGNAAFSDKTLRGKLSLKKNSLFRRKRYTADRVQEDRQKLEDFYRNHGYRDAVVTLEETEFLEEGRAAVLSYVVAEGRPYVFGPRTWRGNESVATTALEQAAKFVPGDPFSQEKLEQTTGEAYALYTDRGYLLEISIIPETSLSGDTVRVEYEVTEGRQSHVREIAIRGNRSTKERVIRREVLLYPGDLLRRSALLRAQRDIFALGFFEDVQMDYEPTGEGTDVDLTFRVKERSSGQAGGGIGYSGETGLTGTLELRHPNIFGTGQSVSLFLERGGKRENYEISYQNPWMLGTPISFGFDVFNTRRERDLYTETRRGGGVSLGRVWPYRFPDYTRVYVGYNLEDFEFSNFDRSLEETESSTDGVPIAERLRESAGVISSTYLLVSRNSTDNPFYPTFGAKTLARFELAGGALGGQQHYIKPTLDHRIYFRPFWKPVLMLRWRLGWLAPLSGKDAVPSTETFRLGGTRVFESLRGYDDYDIVPAENAAVRFPGGRSMFAFTSEVQFPIVHPLHGLFFFEAGDTWRHRSEIGLTGLRAAFGPGLRFEIPMLGPIGLDYAYGTAARDWRFHFIIGTSL